One window of Uloborus diversus isolate 005 chromosome 3, Udiv.v.3.1, whole genome shotgun sequence genomic DNA carries:
- the LOC129219101 gene encoding von Willebrand factor C and EGF domain-containing protein-like produces MLMCYLRICPFMKPIGKECIIERNKEDCCPKIWCPEVVEEKNCGDSYQALEESQGGSGCYLNGRYFSEGSRLPVDPLNPCEICYCIRNSSTCVVQQCELHVEGCSPIYTEGQCCPCRYNCSEFSTSVTLPLIEGLGAEI; encoded by the exons ATGCTAATGTGCTACTTGCGTATTTGCCCTTTCATGAAGCCCATCGGAAAAGAATGTATTATTGAGAGAAATAAGGAGGATTGTTGCCCAAAAATTTGGTGCCCGGAAG TGGTGGAGGAAAAGAATTGTGGGGATTCTTATCAGGCACTCGAAGAAAGCCAAGGAGGTAGTG GCTGCTACTTGAATGGTAGATACTTTTCGGAGGGCTCCCGTCTACCTGTAGATCCTTTGAACCCGTGCGAAATCTGCTATTGTATCCGTAATAGCAGTACTTGCGTTGTTCAGCAATGTGAGCTTCACGTAGAAGGATGTTCGCCTATATATACAGAAGGACAGTGCTGCCCCTGTAGATACAATTGCAGTGAGTTCTCTACATCAGTGACTCTGCCTTTGATTGAAGGGCTAGGGGCAGAAATATGA